CAATGAACATGAGCACTGTACTTTACTGAGTCCTACTGCCaaaaatactcactagagcaccaagtgtcccaaacaaatgcactatttactccCGTTTAGACAATATTCACTTAAAACCACAGCGTCGAGCAGTTTTAGGAGGGCACTTATGAGGGACTATATAGATTTGTGAATCATTGGGAATGAATGAGAGCCACAGACAACATGGGAAAGCCAGAGAGTAATAACAGAATACATCGCTGGTTTGTTATTTTCATGTGATTtgatgacaataacaaaaaaatagacCAccaccagccttatcctttaaactGTCATGTATGGTTGTGCTGATATTTTGCCAATTTTGCCAGTCCAAAAcctaaatattttacatttacaatcaaTATGACTGTCGCCAAATTGATTTGCCatctaatcatttcagctgtagcTTAAACATGCATATTATACAATCAAAAATCACTAtatatagagatagatagatagatagatagatagatagatagatagatagatagatagatagatattgtttattgatccctcagtggggaaagtttgctgttacagcagctcaaggggacagacaaaagcacaatatatactgtacacCTTATGAATTGAGCTGGATTCTcagacaagtttttttttttttctacagcgGCCCTCTTTATAAATCcatacacacattcagatggataaagagaaaaaaactgcCAAGAAAACTCTCAGTCAGCTGTTAAGTTTACATTTCTCAAACCAGCATTTGCTACATGAGcagaaaaaggggagaaaaaaaatgtctcgCCTCTTTGACAAGCTTTGGCAATTTTTTGGGTCTTCTGGGAAAGAGACTGATTTAACTTGATGGATATTTTCTAATGAAAGACAGTTTTTAACTCGTCCCAAAGAGCTGATTGAGATGATCTgatttttattcttaaaatatCATTGAATGATATGATGATATCGTTAATGTTAAAACGGGTTAATGTTTGTAGTCGTGTCAACGCTGTCTCCACTCCTAACACTAAAGATGTCATTCATCAGGCTCGTGTATCTTTACCATTAAATGTCCAAAATATCAGGATGACTTAGTGATGTCCTGCTTTAAGTGAACCACTTAAAGTTTAAGTCTGAGCGGACATTTAACCAGCTTGTTAACCTTTAGCTGAATTGATTTGATGGCTAACTTGAcgatgctaacgttagctgtgcGCAGAGCTAACGGGTCCGTTACCTGTCTGTGATTGATGAGACAACAAAGTCGCTGTTTTCAGAGGCTCCGCCGACAAACTCTACGAAGGCTTTTCTCCTGGAGCGGAGGCACAGCAAATACTGTAAAGTCACAGGCTGTGTGAGGCCGACAGAAGTGTATTATAACGATGGAGAGCTGCTGTTAAACACCGGTAGCCATGTTCCTGTTTGCATACGTTGGCAgtgcagtgcatcatgggagtccgtcttcttcctcctcctcgtcttcatttattttttttcttttctcttttagttttttgtctCTGCTGCCTCCGCTGTTGCGGAGTAAGAAAATGCATGTAGACCAAACTGTGACACCCATAAAAGTTGGCCATATTTCGTTCACAGGAGCACTCCTTAAAAATCCACAAAATTAACATTAGGTTTGTCTTTGGCTCTTTCTCCAGCTACTCCCAGCAGGACTTGTGGtggtaggaaaagcacaggtgttagcTTATTAATTCAcgttttttcctgtttaaattgTGCCATGAATTACACACATGATGTTCTTCAGTTTGAAAGATAATTTTGTAAGTCAAGAAAGTCTCAGTTTGTCGCAAACCTGTTGAAGTATAAGACTTTTACTTGCTTCTCAGCAGagatcagagaaaacacaatgtGGCTTCTGCTTACCCTCTCAGATGGACCAGCCACTGCTGTGTGATGAATGCCGCCCGTGATTTTTTGCTCAGGAATGTCGACTCGACACTCAGTTCATAAAACCAAAGAATACTGCAAATACAAGGCCTGTCATCAATGGACCGTAGGCTCAATCACCACTGTGTTAACCCATTCAACAATAGATAGTGACTTGACAAAATTTTAACTGAAAATCTTTAAGATTGCCTCTGTAAGTTATGTTGTCCCTGAAAAAGGCTTATTCATGATGATCTCCTTTTCATGCCCATACCTTATCCCACTTTATTTGCCTGATGTGAAGCACTATGAATCACATCTGTTCTTGCCTCTTTTACATCGCCTATCATACATGTTTTGCCAATTCTTAAATATTAGCATTAAAGTCATCAATTCATAGAACGCACCTGAATTGAAACATTGACTGTTTATTAATcttgacaacaacaaaaatggaGCGTTTGATGCCCAGTGGTTTACAGAGAGCATGTAGCCTAACCGTAATGCCCCCTGTTTCTAGCTCAGGACCCACTATTGTTGCCTGTCCCTCCCTCACCATCCAGTAACGGCAAAAAGCTTACAATGAAGGTTTTGTCCAACTTCAAAATAGTATTGTAACACATTGCTGAAAATAGTGGGCTCATTTAATTGGGACTAGCAtcatattttcatcattatttaattttttttcaagcaaaactaaTATTGTATACCTCTGGTGCTACTCTCATCTCTCGTTTATAAAGCATGACTCAAACAAGACTTAGCCAATATACTCTGTAGTTGCTCATTTTTAGGAACGATTTTAAGAACTGAAGAACtttaacagtgttttgtttaaaattaGTTGATTAGTTACCAGCCCCCACAAAAGTCTAAACTACCTGCCTTCTCATAGGGACAGACTGTAGGTTCgattatgtgtgtttatacaaCAGCTGCCCCCAATAGTCCCCAATCATTATTGATATTTTCACCTGGCCGtcagacaaaaatgttttaaaggttttatcaACAAATAACTGTGATTATTGAATGTAACAGTTATTTACATTCATTGTGCAGACCATCATAGCATATTATCAAAATCTGAGcaataaaactcaataaaactGCTAACTGTCACAAGCACCGCTGATTAAATTTCATATAGTAAATCTAACGTGAGTAAAACTGCAACAGAGTGACACAGTGTTTACTGTTAGAATCAAGCTTTcattctgcttttgttgtgTCAAATTAAGTCAAACCTTTGTTGGATCTTCATTAATCTTTTATTATGCTCTTGaaatttcctcttttattttttttttatttaactttaggCAGAATTGTGATGAGAAACAGGAGGGGAATTTTGAGGAATCTAAAGGATTAAAGTACAGTCCTCACTCATGGTGCTGCAGTGTTAAATAACAGTGGACGTGTCAGTGGGGTTATGCTCTTTACCCAATGCCATTAGCTGCTCTTATCTGATAAAAAAGAGGTATAAAAGGGGTGTTGCTGCAGCTGGGGGAGAAACTGTGAGGTCTACATCACCATGAGTGCGTCTATAAGTTTGAAGGTGCGCCTGCCGGTGCTTGTGCTGGTGTTGGAGGTTGTCATTATAGCTCTTTATGCTGCGTTTGTCACTTACGACGACAATGCCAACGCTAAGCTGCAAAACAACGAGACCATCCCAATGGACAACTCTCTGTACCGCGACTATCCCTACTTTGCTGACGTGCAGGTGATGATCTTCATAGGCTTCGGCTGCCTGCTGGCCTTCTTCCGATTCTACGGCTTCAGTGGGATGGTCTTCAACTTCCTCACAGCCACATTTGCGATCCAGTGGGCGATCCTGATGCAAGGATTCTTCCAGTTTTACCATGACGGTAAAATTCACCTGGGGGTGATCAACCTGTTGAATGCAGAGTTTGCCTGTGCTGTGGTGCTCATCTCTTTCGGAGCCGTGCTCGGGAAGACCAGTCCTGTTCAGCTCCTGTTCATGGCTTTGCTGGAGATCCCTGTCTTTGCTGTGACAGAGTGGGCAGTATTGAAATATATTAGGATCAATGATGCAGGTGGCACTATTCTTATTCACCTGTTTGCCTGCTACTTTGGTCTAGGGGTGACATTTGCGCTGTACCGCCCAAGCCTGAATAAGGGACACGCTAAAGAGATCACAAGTTATCACTCTGACATCCTCTCTGTAATGGGAACTCTGTTCCTTTGGGTGTTCTGGCCCTCATTCAATTCTGCTCTGACCTTTAAGGGTGACGATCAACACAGAGCAATACTCCACACGTTTATCGGCCTAAGCTCATCCACTATCACTGCCTTTGCACTCTCTGCTGCATTCAATAAGAGAGGCAAGCTCACAATGGCTGATATTCAAAACGTGACTCTGGCAGGTGGTGTGACTGTTGGGGCCTCTGTGGACATGATGATCTCCCCTGTAGCTGCATACGCCCTGGGCGTCATGGGCTGCACTGCCTGTTTCTTTGGATACAAGTACCTGACCCCCTTTATGGCCCGAAACATGAGGATCCAAGACCAGTGTGGTATTCACAACCTCCACGGGCTCACTGGCCTCATATCATCTATAGCAGGGATCTGTGCCATCCTCCTAGCCACTGAGGAAACCTACGGGCCCAGCATGTACCAGATCTTTTCCCATCGTGCACCACCAGAGGGAGATCCAAAGCTCCTGGAACTGCAGAGACTGATCCCAGGGCTGAAGCCGGGCTTGGGTCGGACTGCACAGGAACAAGCCCTCTACCAGCTGGCAGCTGTCTTCACCACCATCGCGGCATCTACAGTTGGTGGGATCCTGACTGGTTTTGTCATGAAGCTGCCCTTCATGGCATCCCCATCTGACATGGACTGCTTTGATGATGAGCTTTTCTTCGACTTGCCCTCTGACTTTGAGACCCCCATGAGCgaaaaagaacaaatgagcTCTATAAACACCAAAGTCTGAGCCGTCACACAGAGGCAGCCATCATGAGTCAttcaattttttaattattgtctaaatgtaaatatttttcacacttGTTTGCAAGTGTTACAGATGTGTGATTAATTATTATGCCTGTTATGCCTGCTTTGCCTTGTATTGTGTTAGAGTGATAAAATGCATTCACTGGTTTGAGCTCAAGGGTTCTGAAGGTATGTAAAtccatttgaaataaattatttctaaaGTACACAAATCtatcatttttcataatttatagGGAACATATTTAAGCCATGCACAAATCATCaccttcatttcatttctccattttatctcacatttaaaattaatagTAAGTCAGAGCTCTCTGCCTCCTCAGCATTGTACTCGTAAGATGAAATGCTGTTAttatcaaatgtcaaatgtgcaTTTGACATGCATCATCTCCTGTATGTTGCATATTTGATTACAGGCCTTAACTCCATAGACACAATCGAAACGAATTAGCATGTAGAGGAGCTCCTCAAGGTGAATACATTAAATATCTCACGCTACTTAAATGGAATCAGAAACAACATTACGTAAAACATTAGGTTTTCAAGGGCAGAATGTTTTTGATATAGCAATCTCAAGGTAATGTATCATCAATGTAATATCTGAAACTACTTTACAGGGTAAAAGCTTTCAATAGGAATAATAATAGGAATTTACAGGAAATAACTggaataaaatctaaatatggGGTTATTTTCCCCAAACTTTGGGTGTAAAGTGAACTTCTAATttataaaagaaatgttttacaatAAAGAATGGAAGTAGATTAATCAGCTCCTCAATAAACATGCACCTTTCAGTCCACAAACAACATGGTAACAGTGAAGTTATTAACTCCACATATTAACTATAAGTTATTAACTGTGTACTTTACTTAAGGCTACTATCTGCTGGCTAACTGAAATATCGAATAAAAGTCAGGTATAATGACTCCAGTTATGTAATCATAACTCATAGCATGTTGTCCTTTCGGCTCAGACCGTTTGCAGTAATTTGGCTGTACATGTGATGGGAGAATGAACTGTCCATGCAGTTTTGAATTTTTTGATTTTCAGTAAACACGTTAATGCACTTATTGTCCTCTTATTGTGCAGCTTTTGGTCGGACACTAATGAAAACATAGATGTAAACTATTGCCTGGTAACTTGTTCACTTGTACACTGTGCAACCAAAAGTTGTATGTTCTATTGTAGCACTGGCTTTCCTATCAGCCATCCCAACTGgaaacaacacaaagcaaacTATTTCAGCATGGACACCTGGTGTAAGGTCTTTATAGACTGTCAATGGAGGTGGCTGCTCTACTGGATTTCTACTAGATGATGATATGTGTGATGGACATAATGGACTCAGGAACTTCTTGTCTTGAGAAAGAAAGCATAAATAGATTATGTAATTTTGAATCTCTGCTATTATATTATGTgccttttggttttgtttttatctctccttttttattcactgttattttttcttaaattacaaatgtataaaaaaaaagacttgaaatTCAGAGCAAAGGTACATTCTTCTGAATTGATAACACACAGAATAATTGGGCCATTTGGATTACAGCCTGTTTCAGCGTGGATAACATCTGATCAGGTCACAAGCCAAGAAGACCCAGCTTCTTGACAGAATTCAACAGTTTTCAATACATTTTGATTCTGTTCAAAAGCTATTGATTCTCTGCTCTAATAATACACTCCTGTTATATAATAGTACACTGCATCTCCTGCTCATGCAAGCCAGTTAAAAGCATCTGAGACATCGTTATCTTACAAACTCATAAACATCCGCTTGATGCCAAACCTCCTACCAATTTTCCTTGAGATAAAGGCACACAGACCTCAGTCCT
This region of Pempheris klunzingeri isolate RE-2024b chromosome 2, fPemKlu1.hap1, whole genome shotgun sequence genomic DNA includes:
- the rh50 gene encoding rh50-like protein is translated as MSASISLKVRLPVLVLVLEVVIIALYAAFVTYDDNANAKLQNNETIPMDNSLYRDYPYFADVQVMIFIGFGCLLAFFRFYGFSGMVFNFLTATFAIQWAILMQGFFQFYHDGKIHLGVINLLNAEFACAVVLISFGAVLGKTSPVQLLFMALLEIPVFAVTEWAVLKYIRINDAGGTILIHLFACYFGLGVTFALYRPSLNKGHAKEITSYHSDILSVMGTLFLWVFWPSFNSALTFKGDDQHRAILHTFIGLSSSTITAFALSAAFNKRGKLTMADIQNVTLAGGVTVGASVDMMISPVAAYALGVMGCTACFFGYKYLTPFMARNMRIQDQCGIHNLHGLTGLISSIAGICAILLATEETYGPSMYQIFSHRAPPEGDPKLLELQRLIPGLKPGLGRTAQEQALYQLAAVFTTIAASTVGGILTGFVMKLPFMASPSDMDCFDDELFFDLPSDFETPMSEKEQMSSINTKV